A segment of the candidate division KSB1 bacterium genome:
GCTCTATTTCGATGAACTGAGCTTTGAGACTATTTTTGATATTTATGAAAAAGAACACCCGCTGGGAATTGTGATTTCTATGGGGGGACAAGTTCCCAACAATTTGGCGGTCAAGTTTCAGCGGCACGGCTTGAAGATTTTAGGAACCTCCGCCGAGAATATCGACCGAGCTGAAGATCGCCATAAGTTTTCCTCTCTGTTAGACGCCCTTGAGATCGATCAACCCGAATGGAAAGAGTTGCTCAAGCTTAAAGATGCGAAGAAGTTTGCCAACGAAGTTCAATACCCTGTTTTAGTACGACCCTCTTATGTATTGAGTGGCGCCGCGATGGGAGTTGCTTCAACGGATGAAGAGCTAACGACCTTTTTAGAGAAAGCTGTGGAAATATCAAGCGAATGCCCGGTGGTGATCAGTAAGTTTTTGGAAAATGCTAAGGAAATCGAATTCGATGCTGTGGCTATGAACGGCGAAGTCATTGTAAATGCGATCTCCGAGCACGTCGAAAATGCCGGCGTGCACTCCGGAGACGCCACGTTGGTTTTGCCGCCGCAGAGAACTTACCTTGAAACGATTCGCAAAATAAGAAATATTTCAAGTAAAATTGCGCAGGCACTGCAAATCACCGGACCGTTTAATATTCAATTCATTGCCAAGGGCAATTATGTTAAAGTTATTGAATGCAATTTACGCGCCTCCAGAAGTTTTCCTTTCGTTTCCAAAGTTTGTAAAATCAATTTTATCGAGATTGCCACAAAAGCGCTGATGGGACAAGCTGTTGAAACGCCTGTTAATTCTTTTATGGACCTCAACTACGTTGGCGTCAAAGCGCCGCAGTTCTCTTTCACACGCCTGCTTGGCGCCGATCCGACTTTGGGCGTCGAAATGGCCTCCACCGGTGAAGTCGGATGTCTCGGCGATGATTTCGAAGAGGCGTTTCTAAAGGCGCTCATTTCAGTTGGCTTTAAATTCCCATTGAAAAACATCTTGATTTCTACCGGTCCCCTGGAAAATAAAGCTGAATTCATCTCAAGCGCTAAATTGCTTAAAGAGCTGGGCGTACAAATTTATGCAACTCGAGGCACATCAAGGTTCATGAAGCAGTATGGAATTGACGCTGAGATTCTGAATTGGCCTTTGGAGAAAAAGAGCCCGAATGTTTTAGAGCTTTTAAGTAACGGAGGTGTTGATTTGGTCATTAATATCCCCAAGAATTTTCAGGAAAAGGAGTTGACAAATGACTACATCATCCGCAGAAAAGCGGTCGATTTTGGCATTCCATTGATCACCAATCTTCAACTTGCACGGAGACTTGTCGAAGCGGTTGCAAGAAAAGCGCCTAACGAATTGCACATAACAAGTTGGAATGAGTATTAAAATATTTGAGGCACTATATCGTTTTGTGTGGGTAAATATTAGTTTAGCATCTTCTGTTTTTGGACAGGATGAACAGGATTAATAATCATCATGTACATCCAATACTTGCTCTCGCTAACCAGCGAACTCCCTAACCCGGACAAGCCCCGTGGGATACAGATCCAACGGGGCAAGCCGGAAATCCCAAATATCAAATCCCAAGCTTGTCCCCGAATGCTTTTATCGAGTATGCCAGAAAATGACTTATCAGCGCCTAAAGCAACTAATATATTTAGGAGGCGTAAAAGAAATGTCTTTATCGTCTTATGTAGAAATCATATCCAACCAATTAACTTGAATAATTCACAAACCTGCATTTTGGGCAAAAAAACCTGGCCAGCGCAGTGGCAATAGATGGTTGCGAAAATTAGCAAAGCACGTTTCCGCAATCCATGCAGTGTCGGAGACCGCTTCGCTTAACTCCGACACTATCCGATGCCTGCGGTTTGTAGTACTACGGGTGAAGTTTTGATTTTTTGCAAACCCCGTGGGATAACCCCAACGGGGTAGGAAAAATAACAAGAAACAAATCTCAAATAAAATCCCCTGAACCAAATTATTTTTAAGATTCCAATTGCAGAAATGCCAACTTGGATTCATGCTTTACTCACCATTTTAGCCGCATATGCTGGTTTTGGATTTATCTCGCACATAGGAAAAGTGAAGTTTCAAAATATATTTGAAAAGTTTTTATACATACTAATTCTCCTCCACCTCAGTTCAACTGCAATTCTTCACCTCTATTCAATAATATTCAATAGCAACGACTGGATTAAAATTTTTCCATTTTGGTACAGTTTCATGGCCATTGGATATTTTGCAATTTTTGCCTATTACAGTTTCAGGTTGAACTCAAAATTAAAACAATAAAACTTTGTGATTAATAATGGACTCAATCACACAAATCGCGCTCGGCGCAGCCGTTGGCGAAGCGGTTCTCGGAAAAAAAGTCGGCAACAAGGCTGTACTCTGGGGCGCGGTCGCCGGCACCATTCCGGATTTAGACGTCATTCCGGGGTTTTTTATGGACACGGTCGCCCGGCTCGATTTTCATCGAGGCTTTTCACATTCAATCCTGTTTTTCCTGATCCTGGCGCCCATCCTGGGGACACTTGTTGCGAAGATTCATC
Coding sequences within it:
- a CDS encoding ATP-grasp domain-containing protein; this translates as LYFDELSFETIFDIYEKEHPLGIVISMGGQVPNNLAVKFQRHGLKILGTSAENIDRAEDRHKFSSLLDALEIDQPEWKELLKLKDAKKFANEVQYPVLVRPSYVLSGAAMGVASTDEELTTFLEKAVEISSECPVVISKFLENAKEIEFDAVAMNGEVIVNAISEHVENAGVHSGDATLVLPPQRTYLETIRKIRNISSKIAQALQITGPFNIQFIAKGNYVKVIECNLRASRSFPFVSKVCKINFIEIATKALMGQAVETPVNSFMDLNYVGVKAPQFSFTRLLGADPTLGVEMASTGEVGCLGDDFEEAFLKALISVGFKFPLKNILISTGPLENKAEFISSAKLLKELGVQIYATRGTSRFMKQYGIDAEILNWPLEKKSPNVLELLSNGGVDLVINIPKNFQEKELTNDYIIRRKAVDFGIPLITNLQLARRLVEAVARKAPNELHITSWNEY